A DNA window from Turicibacter sp. TJ11 contains the following coding sequences:
- a CDS encoding S1C family serine protease, with the protein MKNFNSGKIIYTLLVVLVTAWSVFFIANYYHDKKDNNIISGIVETTDEDGNTQIVQEVVEREVVTQEEARIDAINTVSPAIVGVVNFSRNTTQGEGSGIVYKTDGKDAYIVTNQHVIDSGDYFEVVFSNGNRAEATLIGSDIYTDLAVLKVSDVEVEAVAEFGNTEDLQIGQTVIAIGNPLGLDFAGSATSGIVSGKDRVISVDLNGDNYDDWEMTVLQTDTAINPGNSGGALINLDGKVVGINSMKIATSSVEGMSFSIPTYVALPIINDLETYGEVHRPQLGVYIQEMSMIPDRLKEILNIPTDQKTGVFIYEVFEGGVAEKMGLKAGDIITAVNGEEVEDTMAFRKKLYSMREGDNLELTVIQDGETKNLSTTIEPADSNSL; encoded by the coding sequence ATGAAGAATTTTAATTCGGGTAAAATAATCTATACTTTATTAGTTGTTTTAGTGACAGCTTGGAGTGTTTTCTTTATTGCTAATTATTATCATGATAAGAAAGATAATAACATTATTTCTGGAATTGTTGAAACGACAGATGAGGATGGAAATACTCAAATTGTTCAAGAAGTTGTCGAACGTGAAGTGGTAACACAAGAAGAAGCACGTATTGATGCAATTAATACTGTTTCTCCTGCTATTGTTGGGGTTGTCAACTTCTCAAGAAATACAACGCAAGGTGAAGGATCTGGAATTGTTTATAAAACAGACGGAAAAGATGCTTACATCGTAACCAATCAACATGTTATTGATAGCGGGGATTACTTTGAGGTTGTATTCTCTAATGGAAATCGCGCGGAAGCAACGTTAATTGGTAGTGATATTTATACGGATTTAGCTGTTTTAAAAGTGAGCGACGTTGAAGTAGAGGCTGTTGCCGAGTTTGGAAATACAGAAGACTTACAAATTGGACAAACGGTCATTGCCATTGGAAATCCATTAGGACTTGATTTTGCGGGATCAGCAACATCAGGAATTGTATCTGGTAAAGATCGCGTCATTTCAGTAGATTTAAATGGAGACAATTATGATGATTGGGAAATGACTGTTTTACAAACTGATACTGCCATTAATCCAGGGAATAGTGGTGGAGCTTTGATTAATTTAGATGGAAAAGTGGTTGGAATTAATTCGATGAAAATTGCGACAAGTTCTGTTGAGGGGATGTCATTCTCTATCCCAACTTATGTCGCTCTTCCAATCATCAACGATTTAGAGACATACGGAGAAGTTCACCGTCCACAATTAGGGGTATATATTCAAGAAATGAGTATGATCCCAGATCGTCTGAAAGAAATTTTAAATATTCCAACCGATCAAAAAACGGGTGTCTTCATTTATGAGGTATTTGAAGGTGGAGTAGCTGAGAAAATGGGACTTAAAGCTGGGGATATTATTACAGCAGTCAATGGTGAAGAAGTTGAAGATACAATGGCATTTAGAAAGAAATTATACTCAATGCGTGAAGGTGATAATCTTGAATTAACTGTGATTCAAGATGGTGAAACAAAAAATTTATCAACAACCATTGAGCCAGCCGACTCAAATAGTCTTTAA
- a CDS encoding TatD family hydrolase produces MLFDTHVHLNDKKYDEDLLEVMERAKNEGVTRMLVVGYDQRSNRRAIELAEQYDFIYAAVGWHPVDSIYLTEALFLELVEQVKHPKVVAVGECGLDYHWDTSPVDVQKEVFVRQIKLAQEVSKPLIIHTRESIADTLEILTNHDAKTVGGVMHCYSGSVEMARQFINLNFKISLGGPVTFTNGRRPQAVATEIPLEELLVETDAPYLTPHPHRGTRNEPFYVSLVAKKIAELKNVPYETVCEQTTANACALFKVG; encoded by the coding sequence ATGCTTTTTGATACTCATGTACATTTAAATGATAAGAAATATGATGAAGATTTATTAGAAGTGATGGAACGTGCTAAAAATGAAGGTGTGACTCGTATGCTTGTTGTTGGGTATGATCAACGTTCTAATCGACGCGCAATTGAACTTGCAGAGCAATATGATTTCATTTATGCTGCGGTAGGATGGCACCCCGTAGATTCCATTTATTTAACGGAAGCTTTATTTTTAGAGTTAGTTGAACAAGTCAAACATCCGAAAGTCGTAGCTGTTGGTGAGTGTGGATTAGATTATCATTGGGATACGTCACCGGTTGATGTCCAAAAAGAAGTGTTTGTCAGGCAAATTAAATTAGCTCAAGAAGTGAGTAAGCCACTGATCATACACACGCGCGAATCCATTGCAGATACACTAGAAATTTTAACAAACCATGATGCGAAAACTGTAGGTGGCGTTATGCATTGTTATAGTGGAAGTGTTGAAATGGCAAGGCAATTTATTAATTTAAACTTTAAAATTTCACTTGGTGGTCCCGTTACTTTTACAAATGGGCGTCGTCCACAGGCGGTAGCCACAGAGATTCCGCTAGAAGAATTACTAGTTGAAACAGATGCACCATACTTAACACCACATCCACATCGTGGAACACGAAATGAACCTTTTTATGTGTCACTAGTCGCAAAAAAAATTGCTGAACTGAAAAACGTGCCCTATGAAACGGTCTGTGAACAGACAACGGCAAATGCTTGTGCCTTATTTAAGGTAGGATAA
- a CDS encoding transglycosylase domain-containing protein has protein sequence MRLRENLSTFFSSKHTRVVTIICLELVAILGLTTYQYFKYLPAPDIHLNTSITFYDADGEVFLEKTYPKDQHWVSLNEISPYVIDGFIATEDRNFYDHFGFDPLRIAKAMVTNVMKGTRSQGASTISQQYARNLYLSFEKTWSRKIKEAFYTLRLELNYDKDTILEGYLNTINFGHGNYGIEDASLYYFGKHASELTLAEASILVGIPKGPSYYSPISHKENSQKRQKVVLSSMLTENYITKDEYDEALASEPVVIGEYPEGIDFDAPYYVDAVLAEVDALLGEQANSYRNLNIYTTLDRDIQNYVNEAIEETITDQEVQTAVIVIEPSTGYVKALSGGTDYEVSQYNRALYSKRQIGSLMKPFLYYAALEYGFSPSTTFMNEPTTFPYNDGKDTYTPSNYSNAYSYDSISMANAIAVSDNIYAVKTHTFLGLNVLPETTKRFGISAEIPQLPSAALGVEPINIMEMAEAYSIFANNGKEVNRTFITKITDDREFLVYSDTIKEDQQVLDSTKTYVMNELMTGMFNMQNNNHLSVTGLSIIPNLTHQYAGKSGSTNTDSWMIGYTPELVTTVWTGYDQGRTLDGVEVNRYAKNIWADVMENSLKESGSQWFEAPDDVVAVSIDPITGYLASDSCKKKVTLYYEINNVPTVACSGHHHKSALVDNDDIIND, from the coding sequence ATGAGATTACGTGAGAATTTATCCACTTTCTTTAGTTCTAAACATACGCGTGTTGTCACAATTATTTGTCTTGAGCTTGTTGCCATTTTGGGTTTAACGACTTATCAGTATTTTAAATACTTGCCGGCTCCTGATATTCATTTAAATACATCCATTACATTTTATGATGCAGACGGTGAAGTTTTTTTAGAAAAGACGTATCCTAAAGATCAACACTGGGTTAGTCTTAATGAGATTTCTCCTTATGTGATTGACGGATTTATTGCAACCGAAGATCGTAACTTTTACGATCATTTTGGATTCGATCCTTTACGTATCGCAAAGGCAATGGTGACAAATGTCATGAAGGGAACTCGTTCTCAAGGGGCTTCAACCATCTCTCAACAATATGCTCGTAACCTTTATTTAAGTTTTGAAAAAACATGGTCTCGAAAGATTAAAGAAGCCTTTTATACGCTTCGTCTTGAATTAAACTATGATAAAGATACGATTTTAGAAGGCTATTTAAATACAATTAATTTCGGTCATGGAAACTACGGCATTGAAGATGCCTCTCTTTACTACTTTGGAAAACACGCCAGTGAATTGACACTAGCAGAAGCCTCGATTCTTGTGGGAATTCCAAAAGGTCCGAGTTACTATTCTCCAATTAGTCACAAAGAAAACTCACAAAAACGTCAAAAAGTCGTGCTGAGTTCAATGCTAACTGAAAACTATATCACCAAAGATGAATATGATGAAGCCTTAGCCAGTGAGCCCGTTGTTATTGGAGAATATCCCGAAGGCATTGATTTTGATGCCCCTTATTATGTCGATGCCGTTTTAGCAGAAGTCGATGCTCTTTTAGGTGAACAAGCAAATTCTTATCGAAATTTAAATATTTATACAACACTTGATCGCGACATTCAAAACTATGTGAATGAAGCCATTGAAGAAACAATCACTGATCAAGAGGTTCAAACAGCTGTCATTGTGATTGAACCTTCAACCGGTTATGTGAAAGCACTCAGTGGTGGAACGGATTATGAAGTTTCACAATATAATCGTGCGCTTTATAGTAAGCGTCAAATTGGATCGTTAATGAAACCCTTTCTTTATTATGCAGCGCTAGAGTATGGATTCAGTCCATCCACGACCTTTATGAATGAGCCAACGACTTTCCCTTATAACGATGGAAAGGATACTTATACCCCAAGTAACTATTCTAATGCTTATTCATACGATAGTATCTCCATGGCTAATGCAATTGCTGTTTCTGATAATATTTATGCAGTCAAAACTCATACGTTTTTAGGACTGAATGTTTTACCTGAAACAACCAAACGTTTTGGAATAAGTGCAGAGATTCCACAGCTTCCATCAGCAGCTCTTGGTGTAGAACCGATTAATATTATGGAAATGGCAGAAGCGTACAGTATCTTTGCAAATAACGGAAAAGAGGTTAATCGAACCTTTATTACTAAAATTACTGATGATCGTGAATTTCTAGTCTACTCTGATACGATCAAAGAAGATCAACAAGTTTTAGATTCAACAAAGACCTATGTCATGAACGAACTAATGACTGGCATGTTTAATATGCAAAATAATAATCATCTTTCAGTCACAGGGCTTTCAATCATCCCAAACTTAACACATCAGTATGCTGGAAAAAGTGGATCAACCAATACAGATTCATGGATGATTGGTTATACCCCTGAACTAGTAACAACTGTTTGGACCGGTTATGATCAAGGACGAACACTTGATGGTGTTGAAGTTAACCGATACGCCAAAAATATTTGGGCTGATGTGATGGAAAACTCACTCAAAGAGTCAGGATCACAGTGGTTTGAAGCACCTGATGATGTCGTTGCCGTTAGTATTGATCCGATTACCGGATACTTAGCCTCAGATAGCTGTAAAAAAAAGGTTACCCTTTATTATGAAATTAACAATGTTCCAACCGTTGCTTGTAGTGGACATCATCATAAAAGTGCACTCGTAGACAATGACGATATAATTAATGACTAA
- a CDS encoding ABC transporter ATP-binding protein → MEPLLKVENLTQHFKMNKHYTVKAVNGLDFEIYPGETFGLVGESGSGKSTTGRSIIRLYDPTDGTITFDGVEISGKLNAETERHLRTNMQMIFQDPMASLNPRKKVLDLIAQGIDVHKLYDSKEERNELVFKMLERVGLSRDHAYRYPHQFSGGQRQRIGIARALIMNPKLIIADEAISALDVSIQAQVVNLMKRIQKETGIAYLFIAHDLSMVKYISNRIGVMHLGHLVEVGTREEIFNNPIHPYTKSLLSAIPNPDPIYEKTREILTYDASSVDYEKGIRHQISETHSVLATPDEFKRWMQD, encoded by the coding sequence ATGGAACCCTTATTAAAGGTTGAGAACCTAACGCAGCATTTTAAAATGAATAAGCATTATACAGTTAAGGCGGTTAATGGATTAGATTTTGAAATTTATCCGGGTGAGACTTTTGGTCTTGTAGGAGAAAGTGGATCTGGAAAATCAACAACAGGTCGATCGATTATTCGTTTGTATGATCCAACGGATGGAACGATTACGTTTGATGGCGTTGAGATTTCAGGGAAGTTAAATGCAGAGACTGAACGCCATTTACGTACGAACATGCAAATGATTTTTCAAGATCCTATGGCTTCACTAAATCCACGTAAGAAAGTCTTAGATTTAATTGCTCAAGGAATTGATGTCCACAAGCTTTATGATTCAAAAGAAGAGCGAAATGAATTAGTGTTTAAAATGTTAGAACGAGTTGGGTTATCTCGTGATCATGCGTACCGTTATCCACACCAATTTTCTGGAGGACAACGTCAACGGATTGGAATTGCCCGTGCGTTAATTATGAATCCTAAACTAATCATCGCGGATGAAGCGATTAGTGCTTTAGATGTTTCGATTCAAGCGCAAGTAGTCAACCTCATGAAGCGAATTCAAAAAGAAACAGGAATTGCTTATTTATTTATTGCACACGATTTATCTATGGTTAAATATATTTCTAATCGGATTGGGGTCATGCACTTAGGTCACTTAGTAGAAGTTGGTACTCGTGAGGAAATCTTTAATAATCCGATTCATCCGTATACAAAATCTTTACTTTCAGCTATTCCAAATCCTGATCCAATTTATGAAAAAACACGTGAGATCTTAACCTACGATGCTTCAAGTGTCGATTATGAAAAGGGAATTCGTCATCAAATCAGTGAGACACATTCTGTCTTAGCAACCCCTGATGAATTTAAACGTTGGATGCAAGATTAA
- a CDS encoding ABC transporter ATP-binding protein: MERKKVLAIRDLEISFSTSSGPVSAIRGVRLDLFQGETVAIVGESGSGKSVTTKAVLGILSENGKIEKGSIQFTYDRDGEEVTRDLTKLSDQEMQRHIRGKRIAMVFQDPMTSLDPTMTIGSQIIEGMQEHYRTSFHEAKEKAIELLELVGITDPEKRFKQYPHQLSGGMRQRVVIAIALACEPEILICDEPTTALDVTIQAKILRLLKEIQQKTNVAIIFITHDLGVVANIADYVAVMYAGKIIEKGSVEEIFYDPRHPYTWGLLSSIPDLESDDEYLYTIPGTPPNLLNEVKGDAFAPRNVMALNIDYRVDPPMFNVGGKHRVATWLADERAPKVEMPEALKRRIEKMKKGGCF, from the coding sequence ATGGAGAGAAAAAAGGTTTTAGCGATACGTGATTTAGAAATTTCATTTTCAACGTCTTCTGGTCCTGTAAGTGCGATTCGTGGCGTTCGTTTAGATTTATTCCAAGGAGAAACGGTCGCTATTGTTGGCGAGAGTGGGAGTGGAAAGTCTGTCACAACAAAAGCTGTTTTAGGGATTTTAAGTGAGAATGGGAAGATTGAAAAAGGAAGTATTCAGTTTACGTATGACCGCGATGGAGAAGAAGTGACGCGTGATTTAACGAAGTTAAGTGATCAAGAGATGCAACGTCATATTCGTGGAAAACGAATTGCGATGGTGTTTCAAGATCCGATGACGTCACTTGACCCAACGATGACGATTGGGAGTCAAATTATTGAAGGGATGCAGGAGCATTATCGTACGTCGTTTCATGAAGCGAAAGAAAAAGCGATTGAATTATTAGAACTTGTTGGAATTACCGATCCTGAGAAACGATTTAAACAATATCCACATCAACTTTCAGGTGGGATGCGTCAACGTGTTGTGATTGCGATTGCGTTAGCATGTGAACCAGAAATTTTAATTTGTGATGAACCAACAACTGCCCTTGATGTGACGATTCAAGCGAAAATTTTACGTTTATTAAAAGAGATTCAACAAAAAACAAATGTTGCGATTATCTTTATTACGCATGATTTAGGGGTCGTTGCGAATATTGCAGATTATGTGGCTGTGATGTATGCAGGTAAAATTATTGAAAAAGGATCTGTTGAAGAGATTTTCTATGATCCAAGACACCCTTATACTTGGGGACTTTTATCTTCAATTCCAGATTTAGAGTCAGATGATGAGTATTTATACACCATTCCGGGAACACCGCCGAATTTATTAAATGAGGTTAAAGGGGATGCATTTGCTCCTCGTAATGTTATGGCTTTGAATATTGATTATCGAGTAGACCCACCCATGTTTAATGTCGGCGGAAAACATCGTGTGGCGACTTGGTTAGCGGATGAACGTGCTCCAAAAGTTGAGATGCCAGAGGCATTAAAACGACGTATTGAAAAAATGAAGAAAGGAGGTTGTTTCTAA
- a CDS encoding IS1595-like element ISCpe8 family transposase: MSKIDIKAMIKDLKKNELTELISVAQEVLSTLFNSSEIRDNVKESRFSKGYECPKCQCKDVNKNGKSNGRQRYICKRCRTSFDEFTMSPFSNTKLGLDKWIKYCELMILGLSIRKCAEEVGVGVKTSFYMRHRILDVINLSLKNDKVEGIVEVDECFIKESFKGNHSKSTTFVMPRNPRKRGKGKNDKKKRGISKEQICIETAIDRKGNILMSAVCNGRITTNQIINFFDNKICEDATFCVDSHKSYMAIKDKLNIELKQVPRGKSMIDSVYHLQHINALHSSFKRWLMTFNGVSTKYINNYLAWFKFLQLSKKNKKNDRIKDMLVNVATKDTYVTRATIRNRFIELI; the protein is encoded by the coding sequence ATGTCAAAAATAGATATAAAAGCTATGATAAAAGATTTAAAAAAGAATGAACTTACAGAGTTAATTTCAGTAGCACAAGAAGTATTAAGTACTTTATTTAATTCTTCTGAAATTAGAGATAATGTTAAAGAAAGTAGATTTTCTAAAGGATACGAGTGCCCAAAATGTCAATGTAAAGATGTAAATAAAAATGGGAAATCTAATGGAAGACAAAGATATATATGTAAACGTTGTCGTACAAGTTTTGATGAGTTTACTATGTCCCCATTCTCTAATACAAAATTAGGGTTAGATAAATGGATAAAATACTGCGAATTAATGATATTAGGACTTTCTATAAGAAAATGTGCTGAAGAAGTAGGAGTAGGTGTTAAAACGTCTTTTTACATGCGTCATAGGATACTTGATGTAATCAATTTATCATTAAAAAATGATAAAGTTGAAGGTATAGTTGAAGTAGATGAATGCTTTATTAAGGAGTCTTTTAAAGGGAATCATTCTAAAAGTACTACATTTGTAATGCCTAGAAATCCTAGAAAAAGAGGTAAAGGTAAAAATGATAAGAAGAAAAGAGGAATATCAAAAGAGCAGATTTGCATAGAGACAGCAATTGATAGAAAAGGAAATATCCTTATGAGTGCTGTTTGTAATGGCAGAATTACAACAAATCAAATAATTAACTTCTTTGACAATAAAATATGTGAAGATGCTACTTTTTGCGTAGATTCACATAAATCATATATGGCAATAAAGGATAAGTTGAATATAGAGTTAAAGCAAGTTCCTAGGGGAAAATCAATGATAGATAGTGTTTATCATTTACAGCATATAAATGCTCTTCACAGTAGCTTTAAGAGATGGTTAATGACTTTTAATGGTGTATCCACAAAATATATCAATAATTATTTGGCTTGGTTTAAATTTCTACAACTAAGTAAGAAAAATAAAAAGAATGACCGAATTAAAGATATGCTAGTGAATGTAGCTACTAAGGATACTTATGTAACTAGAGCCACTATTAGAAATAGATTCATTGAGTTAATATAA
- the lnu(P) gene encoding lincosamide nucleotidyltransferase Lnu(P): MIGINDACEILSWAYNNNIEIWLDGGWGVDALLGKETRQHNDIDLFVEEKNYNKFIEIIKNKGFNEIVVEYTSEVHTIWSDNKLRIIDLHMFKDNCDGTICYEGEVFQKNIFDGVGKIGNIMVSCINAKNQVLFHLGYEFGESDIHDVKLLCKEFNIPIPKEYENF; this comes from the coding sequence GTGATTGGAATAAATGATGCTTGTGAAATATTGAGTTGGGCATATAATAATAATATAGAAATATGGTTAGATGGTGGTTGGGGTGTAGATGCTTTACTTGGAAAAGAAACACGTCAGCATAATGACATTGATTTATTTGTAGAAGAAAAAAACTATAATAAATTTATTGAAATAATTAAAAATAAAGGATTTAATGAAATTGTAGTGGAGTATACAAGTGAAGTGCATACTATTTGGTCTGATAATAAATTACGAATTATTGATTTACACATGTTTAAAGATAACTGTGATGGAACCATATGTTATGAAGGCGAAGTTTTTCAAAAAAATATATTCGATGGTGTTGGAAAAATAGGAAATATTATGGTTTCTTGTATAAATGCTAAAAATCAAGTCTTATTTCACTTAGGGTATGAATTTGGAGAAAGTGATATTCATGATGTAAAATTATTATGTAAAGAATTTAACATTCCGATACCTAAAGAATATGAAAATTTTTAA